A genomic window from Streptomyces sp. NBC_00234 includes:
- a CDS encoding DUF1203 domain-containing protein, protein MTGYEARPIEPTALKELRETDDAGRPCVPYTATEAGGPLRCCLRGAEKGERIALVSYAPLRRWAAATWAKPGAYDEQGPVFVHAEECGGPAAEREGYPFSRAGALRVLRRYSAEGRIVGGRLLEIPAEEEHGFDTAFAEAFADPEVALVHVRAVEYGCFQFEVRRG, encoded by the coding sequence ATGACCGGCTACGAGGCACGTCCCATTGAACCGACCGCGCTCAAGGAGCTGCGGGAGACCGACGACGCGGGCCGCCCGTGCGTCCCGTACACGGCCACCGAGGCGGGTGGTCCGCTGCGCTGCTGCCTGCGGGGAGCGGAGAAGGGGGAGCGCATCGCCCTCGTCTCGTACGCGCCACTGCGCCGCTGGGCTGCCGCGACCTGGGCGAAGCCCGGGGCCTACGACGAGCAGGGGCCGGTCTTCGTCCACGCCGAGGAGTGCGGGGGGCCGGCGGCGGAGCGGGAGGGGTATCCGTTCTCCCGGGCCGGTGCGCTGCGGGTCCTGCGGCGATACAGCGCCGAGGGCCGGATCGTCGGCGGGCGGCTGCTGGAGATCCCGGCCGAGGAGGAGCACGGGTTCGACACGGCGTTCGCGGAGGCGTTCGCCGACCCGGAGGTGGCCCTGGTCCATGTAAGGGCCGTGGAGTACGGCTGCTTCCAGTTCGAGGTGCGACGCGGGTAG
- a CDS encoding ribbon-helix-helix domain-containing protein, whose amino-acid sequence MKISVSLPQEDVAFVDEYAAKTDADSRSAVIHAAIELLREAGLEAEYTEAFEEWDASEDAALWDRTVGDGIADA is encoded by the coding sequence ATGAAGATCAGTGTGAGCTTGCCGCAGGAGGATGTCGCCTTCGTCGACGAGTACGCCGCGAAGACCGACGCGGATTCCCGGTCGGCGGTGATACACGCCGCGATCGAGTTGCTGCGCGAGGCCGGGCTCGAAGCGGAGTACACCGAGGCGTTCGAGGAATGGGACGCGAGCGAGGACGCCGCTCTTTGGGACCGCACGGTCGGAGACGGGATCGCTGATGCGTAG
- a CDS encoding type II toxin-antitoxin system PemK/MazF family toxin: MRRGDIHLVDLEPARGSEANKVRPAVIVSNNAANQSVESNGRGVITVVPLTSNTSRVLTFQALIRSAESGLPRDSKVQCEQVRAVSLDRVRNRIGTVPRQRMTEIDTALRRHLAL, from the coding sequence ATGCGTAGAGGTGACATTCACCTGGTCGATCTCGAACCAGCCAGGGGCAGCGAGGCCAACAAGGTCAGACCGGCCGTGATCGTGTCCAACAACGCCGCCAACCAGTCTGTCGAGTCGAACGGCCGCGGTGTGATCACTGTCGTGCCCCTGACGTCGAACACGTCACGTGTTCTCACGTTCCAGGCGCTCATCAGGTCTGCCGAGAGCGGATTGCCGAGAGACTCGAAGGTCCAGTGCGAGCAGGTCCGGGCGGTCTCCCTGGATCGCGTACGGAATCGCATCGGTACCGTCCCGCGGCAGCGCATGACCGAGATCGACACGGCTCTGCGGCGGCACCTGGCCCTCTGA
- a CDS encoding VOC family protein has translation MLRVKAFDHLVLNVQDVERALEFYCGPLGLEPVRVEEWRAGKVPFPSVRVSRTTIIDLLDRPRGTSNVDHICLVVEPLDWQQFIDSGALTVLEGPVGRFGARGEAQSVYVQDPDGNTVELRWYPQDVTE, from the coding sequence ATGCTGCGAGTCAAAGCCTTCGATCACCTGGTGCTCAACGTCCAGGACGTCGAGCGGGCGCTGGAGTTCTACTGCGGGCCGCTCGGCCTGGAGCCCGTACGGGTGGAGGAGTGGCGGGCCGGCAAGGTCCCGTTCCCGTCGGTGCGGGTCAGCCGGACCACGATCATCGATCTGCTCGACAGGCCCCGCGGCACGTCCAACGTGGACCACATCTGTCTGGTCGTCGAGCCGCTGGACTGGCAGCAGTTCATCGACTCGGGCGCCCTCACCGTGCTGGAGGGCCCCGTCGGGCGGTTCGGCGCACGGGGCGAGGCGCAGTCCGTCTACGTACAGGATCCGGACGGCAACACCGTCGAACTGCGCTGGTATCCGCAGGACGTGACGGAGTAG
- a CDS encoding aspartate-semialdehyde dehydrogenase, which produces MKVGIVGATGQVGTVMRSILAERKFPVAELRLFASARSAGSVLTWEGTDITVEDASTADYTGLDIVLFSAGGATSRALAEKVASQGAVVIDNSSAFRMDPEVPLVVSEVNPHAAKVRPKGIIANPNCTTMAAMPVLRPLHTEAGLETLTVTSYQAVSGSGVAGVAELHGQALKVVAEADKLAHNGEAVDFPAPTVYKRPIAFNVVPLAGSIVDDGSFETDEEQKLRNESRKILEIPELKVSGTCVRVPVFSGHSLQINARFARPVSVERAYELLKDAEGVELSEIPTPLQAAGKDASYVGRIRVDETVEHGLALFVSNDNLRKGAALNAVQVAELVAAELKG; this is translated from the coding sequence GTGAAGGTCGGAATCGTCGGCGCCACCGGTCAGGTCGGCACAGTCATGCGCAGCATCCTGGCCGAGCGGAAGTTCCCCGTCGCCGAGCTGCGGCTCTTCGCCTCCGCGCGTTCCGCGGGCTCCGTCCTCACGTGGGAGGGCACGGACATCACCGTCGAGGACGCCTCCACGGCCGACTACACGGGCCTGGACATCGTGCTGTTCTCGGCCGGTGGCGCGACGTCGAGGGCGCTCGCCGAGAAGGTCGCCTCCCAGGGCGCCGTCGTGATCGACAACTCCTCGGCCTTCCGGATGGACCCCGAGGTGCCGCTGGTCGTCTCCGAGGTCAACCCGCACGCGGCGAAGGTCCGCCCCAAGGGCATCATCGCCAACCCGAACTGCACCACGATGGCGGCCATGCCCGTGCTGCGCCCGCTGCACACCGAGGCCGGTCTGGAGACGCTGACGGTCACCTCGTACCAGGCGGTGTCGGGCTCCGGTGTCGCCGGTGTGGCCGAGCTGCACGGCCAGGCCCTGAAGGTCGTCGCCGAGGCCGACAAGCTGGCCCACAACGGCGAGGCCGTCGACTTCCCCGCGCCCACCGTCTACAAGCGTCCGATCGCGTTCAACGTGGTGCCGCTGGCCGGCTCGATCGTGGACGACGGTTCGTTCGAGACGGACGAGGAGCAGAAGCTCCGCAACGAGTCCCGCAAGATCCTGGAGATCCCGGAGCTCAAGGTCTCCGGCACCTGTGTGCGCGTGCCGGTCTTCTCGGGCCACTCCCTCCAGATCAACGCCCGGTTCGCCCGCCCGGTCAGCGTCGAGCGCGCCTACGAGCTGCTGAAGGACGCCGAGGGCGTCGAGCTCTCGGAGATCCCGACCCCGCTCCAGGCCGCCGGCAAGGACGCCTCGTACGTGGGGCGCATCCGGGTCGACGAGACGGTCGAGCACGGTCTGGCGCTCTTCGTCTCCAACGACAACCTCCGCAAGGGCGCGGCGCTCAACGCCGTGCAGGTCGCGGAGCTGGTGGCGGCCGAGCTGAAGGGCTGA
- a CDS encoding type II toxin-antitoxin system Phd/YefM family antitoxin, with translation MKTITQRELAARSKAVLDDVEAGETYHVTRNGIEIAEVRPLSARRRFVPVEEMQRKWRTAPRVDYARMRAEADAFFGGEDRVGEGDDPWERGRP, from the coding sequence ATGAAGACCATTACCCAACGCGAACTCGCGGCTCGCTCCAAAGCGGTTCTGGACGACGTGGAAGCGGGTGAGACCTACCACGTCACCCGTAACGGAATAGAGATCGCCGAAGTCAGGCCGCTGAGTGCCCGGCGGAGATTCGTTCCGGTCGAGGAGATGCAGCGCAAGTGGCGGACCGCGCCGCGTGTCGACTACGCGCGGATGCGCGCGGAGGCTGATGCGTTCTTCGGGGGCGAGGACCGGGTGGGCGAGGGCGATGACCCCTGGGAGCGGGGGCGACCGTGA
- a CDS encoding RNA polymerase sigma factor — translation MLGRKAAGAGEDPLGPAHVNRVRAVLSLGGVPHSDLQDGVQQVRLRLLERSASGLEAPREIGAWAAVVASRLAADWHRGRSRQERISARLAALSPADSLTEGGQEARLLALTVAEGLDELPAAQRQALVLRFYADLSVPQIAAELGIPEGTVKSRLHTAAGAMRERLARMRADEVV, via the coding sequence TTGCTGGGAAGGAAGGCGGCCGGCGCGGGGGAAGACCCCCTCGGCCCGGCACACGTGAACCGGGTACGGGCGGTTCTTTCACTGGGCGGAGTACCGCACTCCGACCTCCAGGACGGGGTGCAGCAGGTACGGCTGCGCCTCCTGGAGCGCTCGGCGAGCGGCCTGGAGGCACCCCGCGAGATCGGCGCCTGGGCGGCCGTGGTCGCCTCCCGCCTGGCCGCCGACTGGCACCGGGGCAGGAGCCGGCAGGAGCGGATCTCCGCCCGGCTCGCCGCGCTGAGCCCGGCGGACTCCCTGACCGAGGGCGGCCAGGAGGCCCGGCTGCTGGCGCTCACCGTCGCGGAGGGGCTGGACGAGCTGCCCGCGGCGCAGCGCCAGGCCCTGGTGCTGCGGTTCTACGCCGATCTCTCCGTACCGCAGATCGCGGCGGAGCTCGGCATCCCGGAGGGCACGGTCAAGAGCCGCCTGCACACGGCGGCGGGAGCGATGCGCGAGCGGCTGGCGCGGATGCGCGCGGACGAGGTGGTGTGA
- a CDS encoding type II toxin-antitoxin system VapC family toxin: MTERRQQGLLDTCVVIDLADIAPERLPVEVAVPAIVLAELAQGVAMAKDPVDMMARAQRLADTEADFDAVPFSREAARRYGTLVALTIKAGRDPRPRRMDLMIAAIAAAEGLPLYTRNADDFKGLEQGVEVIAV; the protein is encoded by the coding sequence GTGACTGAACGCCGTCAGCAGGGATTGCTGGATACCTGCGTCGTCATCGATCTGGCAGATATCGCCCCCGAGAGGCTCCCGGTGGAGGTGGCTGTACCCGCGATCGTGCTGGCGGAGCTCGCCCAGGGCGTCGCCATGGCCAAGGATCCGGTGGACATGATGGCCAGGGCTCAGCGGCTGGCCGACACGGAGGCGGACTTCGATGCCGTGCCGTTCTCCAGGGAAGCCGCGCGTAGATACGGCACGTTGGTCGCGCTGACCATCAAGGCGGGCCGGGACCCTCGTCCGCGCCGCATGGATCTGATGATTGCGGCCATCGCAGCCGCGGAAGGGCTGCCGCTCTACACGCGCAACGCGGACGACTTCAAGGGCCTGGAGCAGGGTGTGGAGGTCATCGCCGTCTGA
- the pepN gene encoding aminopeptidase N, with product MPGTNLTREEAQERARLLTVDAYEIDLDLSGAQEGGTYRSVTTVRFDSAEAGAETFIDLVAPAVHEVVLNGKAQDVAAVFRDSRIALKHLLAGTNELKVVADCAYTNTGEGLHRFVDPVDEQAYLYTQFEVPDARRVFASFEQPDLKATFGFTVKAPAGWTVISNSPTPEPKDDLWVFEPTPRISTYITALIAGPYHAVHSSYEKDGQSVPLGIYCRPSLAEYLDADEIFAVTRQGFDWFQEKFDYAYPFAKYDQLFVPEFNAGAMENAGAVTIRDQYVFRSKVTDAAYEVRAETILHELAHMWFGDLVTMEWWNDLWLNESFATYTSIACQAYAEGSKWPHSWTTFANSMKTWAYRQDQLPSTHPIMADISDLDDVLVNFDGITYAKGASVLKQLVAYVGMDAFFKGVQAYFKAHAYGNTRLSDLLGALEETSGRDLKTWSKAWLETAGINILRPEIETDAHGHVTSFTVLQEAPALPAGAKGEPTLRPHRIAVGCYDLDEAGKLVRTSRIELDVDGERTTVPFPADTARPAVILLNDDDLSYAKVRLDEESLRVVTAHLGDFAESLPRALSWASAWDMTRDGELATRDYLSLVLSGIGKESDIGVVQSLHRQVKLALDLYAAPTAREAGLTQWTDATLAHLRAAEPGSDHQLAWARAFAATARTPLQLDLLQALLDGAETIEGLAVDTELRWAFVERLAATGLLDEEEIAAEYERDKTAAGERHAASARAAQPRAEAKAAAWASVVESDKLPNSLQEAVISGFVQTDQRELLAPYTEKFFAAVKDVWDSRSHEMAQQIAVGLYPALQVTQATLDATDAWLASAEPNAALRRLMSESRSGVERALKAQAADAAAATA from the coding sequence GTGCCTGGCACGAATCTGACCCGCGAAGAGGCACAGGAGCGGGCGCGCCTGCTGACCGTGGACGCGTACGAGATCGATCTCGACCTCTCCGGAGCGCAGGAGGGCGGCACCTACCGGTCCGTCACCACCGTGCGCTTCGACTCCGCCGAAGCCGGTGCGGAGACCTTCATCGACCTGGTCGCCCCGGCCGTGCACGAAGTCGTACTGAACGGCAAGGCGCAGGACGTCGCCGCCGTCTTCCGCGACTCCCGCATCGCGCTCAAGCACCTGCTCGCCGGCACCAACGAGCTGAAGGTCGTCGCCGACTGCGCGTACACCAACACCGGTGAGGGCCTGCACCGCTTCGTCGACCCGGTCGACGAGCAGGCGTACCTCTACACCCAGTTCGAGGTGCCGGATGCCCGCCGGGTGTTCGCGAGCTTCGAACAGCCCGACCTGAAGGCGACCTTCGGCTTCACCGTGAAGGCCCCGGCCGGCTGGACCGTGATCTCCAACTCGCCGACGCCGGAACCCAAGGACGACCTCTGGGTCTTCGAGCCGACGCCCCGCATCTCGACGTACATCACGGCCCTGATCGCCGGTCCGTACCACGCGGTGCACAGCAGCTACGAGAAGGACGGCCAGTCCGTTCCGCTCGGCATCTACTGCCGCCCCTCGCTCGCCGAGTACCTCGACGCGGACGAGATCTTCGCGGTCACGCGGCAGGGCTTCGACTGGTTCCAGGAGAAGTTCGACTACGCGTACCCCTTCGCCAAGTACGACCAGCTCTTCGTCCCGGAGTTCAACGCGGGCGCGATGGAGAACGCGGGCGCGGTCACGATCCGCGACCAGTACGTGTTCCGTTCGAAGGTGACGGACGCGGCGTACGAGGTGCGTGCGGAGACCATCCTGCACGAGCTCGCCCACATGTGGTTCGGCGACCTCGTCACCATGGAGTGGTGGAACGACCTGTGGCTGAACGAGTCGTTCGCCACGTACACCTCGATCGCCTGCCAGGCGTACGCCGAGGGTTCCAAGTGGCCGCACTCCTGGACCACGTTCGCGAACTCGATGAAGACCTGGGCCTACCGCCAGGACCAGCTGCCGTCCACGCACCCGATCATGGCGGACATCAGCGACCTCGACGACGTCCTCGTCAACTTCGACGGGATCACGTACGCGAAGGGCGCCTCGGTCCTGAAGCAGCTCGTGGCGTACGTCGGCATGGACGCGTTCTTCAAGGGCGTCCAGGCGTACTTCAAGGCGCACGCCTACGGGAACACCCGGCTCTCGGACCTGCTGGGCGCGCTGGAGGAGACCTCCGGCCGTGACCTGAAGACCTGGTCGAAGGCATGGCTGGAGACCGCGGGGATCAACATCCTGCGCCCGGAGATCGAGACGGACGCGCACGGTCACGTCACGTCCTTCACGGTCCTCCAGGAGGCTCCGGCGCTCCCCGCGGGCGCGAAGGGCGAGCCCACCCTGCGCCCGCACCGGATCGCGGTCGGCTGCTACGACCTCGACGAGGCCGGGAAGCTGGTCCGTACGAGCCGGATCGAGCTGGACGTCGACGGCGAGCGCACCACCGTGCCGTTCCCGGCGGACACCGCCCGACCGGCGGTCATCCTCCTCAACGACGACGACCTCTCGTACGCGAAGGTCCGCCTCGACGAGGAGTCCCTGCGGGTCGTCACCGCCCACCTCGGCGACTTCGCCGAGTCCCTGCCGCGCGCCCTGAGCTGGGCCTCCGCCTGGGACATGACCCGCGACGGCGAACTGGCGACGCGCGACTACCTCTCCCTCGTCCTCTCGGGCATCGGCAAGGAGTCGGACATCGGCGTCGTCCAGTCGCTGCACCGCCAGGTGAAGCTGGCTCTGGACCTCTACGCGGCGCCGACGGCCCGTGAGGCGGGTCTGACCCAGTGGACGGACGCCACGCTGGCCCACCTGCGCGCGGCGGAGCCGGGCAGCGACCACCAGCTGGCCTGGGCCCGCGCCTTCGCGGCGACGGCCCGCACCCCGCTCCAGCTGGACCTGCTCCAGGCACTGCTGGACGGCGCGGAGACGATCGAGGGCCTGGCCGTCGACACCGAGCTGCGCTGGGCGTTCGTGGAGCGGCTGGCCGCGACCGGACTCCTGGACGAGGAGGAGATCGCCGCCGAGTACGAGCGCGACAAGACGGCGGCGGGCGAGCGCCACGCGGCGTCCGCGCGTGCCGCGCAGCCGAGGGCGGAGGCCAAGGCCGCGGCGTGGGCCTCGGTCGTCGAGTCCGACAAGCTGCCGAACTCCCTCCAGGAGGCGGTCATCAGCGGCTTCGTCCAGACCGACCAGCGCGAGCTGCTGGCCCCGTACACGGAGAAGTTCTTCGCGGCGGTCAAGGACGTCTGGGACTCGCGCAGCCACGAGATGGCCCAGCAGATCGCGGTCGGCCTGTACCCGGCACTCCAGGTCACGCAGGCCACGCTGGACGCGACGGACGCCTGGCTCGCCTCGGCGGAGCCGAACGCGGCCCTGCGCCGGCTGATGTCGGAGTCCCGCTCGGGCGTCGAGCGTGCGCTGAAGGCCCAGGCGGCCGACGCGGCGGCGGCGACCGCGTAA